In the Dioscorea cayenensis subsp. rotundata cultivar TDr96_F1 chromosome 12, TDr96_F1_v2_PseudoChromosome.rev07_lg8_w22 25.fasta, whole genome shotgun sequence genome, one interval contains:
- the LOC120273243 gene encoding pentatricopeptide repeat-containing protein At3g03580 has translation MVTGFAKQDISKALIEWLFFKKLELFHHPFKSLLFLQWRRSLSHLPKPLLEAPELSLNGSLTLHSSLSASLSAVQTPRQLHQLHSRIITSGLSRSPFFAGKLISLYSQFNDLDSSLSAFLAAPQDNVFLWNSLIRAHTHNSEFSEALRYYLTMKDANLVPDAFTFPSVLSACSGVGDLDMARALHGRVLEAGFESDLYIANSLIGMYTRFGCLVDAQKVFDGMRMRDLVSWNCLISGYSANGEWEKAVEVYGELRMSDGIPDCFTVESILPAFGWLQADIEGRVVHALVQKIGIDEDRLVRNGLIAMYCKFENVVDARNIFDMMVERDVVSWNTMINGYNEVSCFEAAFELFRKMVIRSQLDLVTITIMLHVCHDAEDKKLGRSVHGYIIRNGYSCDIAAHNILIAMYSKFGCLQISRMVFDQMLFRDVTSWNLLISGYVEKECFDEAIVLFRLMKSEAETDVVTTMTLVSMCSELVNLRQGEGLHCNVIKTGIHPNLLVQNALINMYSKCDSLENALKEFESMTMRDTISWNTMISGCVQNGDCDLGFTLLREMNISRTTIDMATLLSILPACSFLVAKRKGKEIHGTVFRLGLELHIPVGNAMIEMYSKCGNLDYAVKVFELMNMKDIVTWTSLVSAYGMYGQGENALRAFTKMEEEGIALDHVAFVAVLFACSHAGRVEEGKLLFKKMEQDYMIIPRMEHYACMVDLFSRSGKLDEAEVFIKSMPFEPDVTIWGALLSACRTTGENQIAERVSKQISALNFDNAGYHVLVSNMYASMGKWDAVCNIRTSLKNRNLMKNPGLSWIEIKNKTYVFGTGDQPIQQSQEIYKLLEVLGELMVKEGYVPDAKFVHQNVEEDDKGYMLCTHSERLAIAFGLLNTPPGTPLQIMKNLRVCGDCHVATKYISKIVQREFLVRDANRFHLFKDGSCSCGDYW, from the exons ATGGTAACAGGTTTTGCAAAGCAAGATATTTCCAAGGCGTTGATCGAGTGGCTTTTT TTCAAAAAACTGGAGCTTTTCCACCATCCCTTCAAGTCGCTCCTCTTCCTCCAATGGCGCCGAAGCCTCTCTCACCTCCCCAAACCCCTCCTCGAAGCCCCCGAGCTCTCCTTGAATGGCTCCTTAACCCTCCATTCATCCCTGTCCGCTTCCCTCTCCGCAGTGCAAACCCCACGGCAGCTCCATCAACTCCACTCCCGCATCATCACCTCTGGCCTCTCTCGCTCTCCCTTCTTCGCCGGCAAACTCATATCCTTGTACTCGCAGTTCAACGATCTTGATTCCTCTCTCTCGGCCTTCCTTGCGGCCCCGCAAGACAACGTCTTTTTGTGGAACTCGTTGATTCGTGCGCACACACACAATAGCGAGTTCTCTGAAGCTTTACGTTATTACCTTACGATGAAAGACGCTAACTTGGTGCCCGATGCCTTCACTTTCCCTTCCGTTCTCAGCGCTTGTTCGGGTGTTGGTGATCTCGACATGGCACGGGCTCTTCATGGGCGTGTTTTGGAGGCTGGATTTGAGTCTGATTTGTATATTGCGAACTCTTTGATTGGGATGTACACGAGGTTTGGGTGTTTGGTTGATGCACAGAAGGTATTTGATGGAATGCGTATGAGAGATCTGGTTTCGTGGAATTGTTTGATTTCTGGGTATAGTGCTAATGGGGAGTGGGAGAAGGCAGTTGAGGTTTATGGTGAGTTGAGGATGAGTGATGGTATTCCGGATTGCTTCACGGTGGAGAGCATTTTGCCAGCATTTGGATGGCTTCAAGCAGACATAGAAGGTCGTGTTGTTCATGCTCTTGTTCAAAAAATTGGTATTGATGAGGATAGGCTAGTGAGAAATGGTTTGATTGCAATGTATTGTAAATTTGAGAATGTAGTTGATGCGAGAAACATTTTCGACATGATGGTGGAGAGAGATGTTGTTTCTTGGAACACTATGATCAATGGGTATAATGAAGTTAGTTGCTTTGAAGCTGCTTTTGAGCTGTTTCGGAAGATGGTGATTAGGTCACAGCTCGATCTAGTTACAATCACTATTATGTTGCATGTGTGCCATGATGCTGAGGACAAGAAACTTGGTCGATCAGTACATGGGTATATTATAAGAAATGGTTACTCGTGTGATATTGCAGCACATAACATTCTTATTGCAATGTATTCAAAGTTTGGTTGCTTACAAATATCGCGCATGGTTTTTGATCAGATGCTGTTTAGGGATGTCACCTCGTGGAATTTGTTGATTAGTGGGTATGTTGAGAAGGAGTGTTTTGATGAAGCTATAGTCCTTTTCAGGTTAATGAAATCAGAAGCAGAAACTGATGTTGTTACTACTATGACACTAGTATCAATGTGCTCTGAATTAGTGAACTTAAGGCAAGGTGAAGGGCTTCATTGTAATGTGATTAAAACGGGAATTCACCCAAATCTCCTTGTGCAAAATGCTCTAATCAATATGTACTCAAAATGTGATAGCTTAGAAAATGCGCTGAAAGAGTTTGAGAGCATGACAATGCGTGACACCATAAGTTGGAATACAATGATATCTGGATGTGTGCAGAATGGGGATTGTGATCTGGGTTTCACACTATTGAGGGAAATGAACATCAGCAGAACAACAATTGACATGGCCACGCTATTAAGCATCTTGCCTGCATGTTCATTCCTCGTTGCtaaaaggaaagggaaagagatTCACGGAACCGTTTTCAGACTTGGTTTAGAATTGCACATTCCAGTTGGGAATGCAATGATTGAAATGTATTCCAAGTGCGGGAATCTGGATTATGCAGTTAAAGTCTTTGAGCTTATGAACATGAAAGACATAGTGACATGGACAAGTTTAGTATCGGCCTATGGTATGTATGGTCAAGGAGAAAACGCTTTGAGAGCTTTCACAAAGATGGAGGAAGAGGGCATTGCTCTTGATCATGTTGCATTTGTGGCTGTTCTGTTTGCCTGCAGCCATGCAGGTCGAGTTGAAGAAGGCAAACTGCTCTTCAAAAAGATGGAACAAGACTACATGATTATTCCCAGAATGGAACACTATGCTTGTATGGTAGATTTATTCTCTCGTTCAGGTAAGTTGGATGAAGCAGAGGTGTTTATTAAATCAATGCCGTTTGAACCAGATGTAACCATATGGGGGGCTTTGCTTAGCGCTTGTCGAACCACTGGTGAAAATCAAATAGCTGAGCGTGTTTCTAAGCAAATCTCTGCTTTGAATTTTGACAATGCTGGTTATCATGTGCTGGTGTCAAACATGTATGCGTCTATGGGGAAGTGGGATGCTGTCTGTAATATCCGGACATCgctaaaaaatagaaatttgatgaagaatCCAGGACTTAGTTGGATAGAAATCAAGAACAAAACATATGTTTTTGGAACTGGTGATCAACCAATACAACAATCTCAAGAGATATACAAGTTACTGGAAGTTCTTGGTGAATTAATGGTGAAGGAGGGATATGTCCCTGATGCTAAATTTGTCCACCAAAATGTTGAGGAAGATGATAAAGGATATATGCTATGCACACACAGTGAGAGGCTTGCTATAGCTTTTGGGCTGTTGAATACCCCTCCTGGCACACCTTTGCAGATTATGAAGAACCTTCGGGTTTGTGGAGATTGCCATGTAGCAACAAAATACATTTCGAAGATTGTGCAAAGGGAATTTTTGGTTAGAGATGCTAACCGCTTTCATCTGTTTAAGGATGGATCATGCAGTTGTGGTGATTATTGGTGA